In one window of Ruminococcus hominis DNA:
- a CDS encoding NAD(P)-dependent malic enzyme has protein sequence MTNSEKALQMHEQWNGKIETIAKSHVNSREDLAIAYTPGVAEPCKVIAQDPEAAYKYTIKSNTIAVVSDGSAVLGLGNIGAKAAMPVMEGKAVLFKEFGGVNAVPICLDTQDTEEIIRTVVNIAPAFGGINLEDISAPRCFEIEERLKELLDIPVFHDDQHGTAIVVLAGIINALKVTGKEKENCRVVVNGAGSAGVAITKLLLTYGFPNITMCDINGIIGKDSPNLNWMQKKMVEVTNLENKKGTLADALEGADIFVGVSAPNIVTKDMVTSMNKDAILFAMANPVPEIMPDIAKEAGAKVVGTGRSDFPNQVNNVVAFPGIFKGALEGRATQITEEMKLATANAIAGLVADDELNENNILPEAFDPRVAEVVSKAVKDLI, from the coding sequence ATGACAAACAGCGAAAAAGCATTACAGATGCATGAACAGTGGAATGGTAAGATTGAAACAATAGCAAAATCGCATGTAAATTCAAGAGAAGATCTTGCCATCGCTTATACTCCGGGTGTTGCAGAACCTTGTAAAGTAATCGCACAAGATCCGGAAGCTGCATATAAATACACGATCAAATCCAATACGATTGCCGTTGTTTCTGACGGAAGCGCAGTACTTGGACTTGGTAATATCGGTGCTAAAGCTGCTATGCCGGTTATGGAGGGAAAAGCAGTTTTATTCAAAGAATTCGGTGGAGTGAATGCAGTTCCTATATGTCTTGATACACAGGATACAGAAGAAATCATTCGTACAGTAGTAAATATTGCACCTGCTTTTGGAGGAATCAATTTGGAAGATATTTCTGCTCCTCGTTGTTTTGAGATTGAGGAACGTTTAAAAGAACTTCTTGATATCCCTGTTTTCCATGATGATCAGCATGGAACAGCTATCGTTGTACTTGCAGGTATTATAAATGCGTTGAAAGTAACCGGTAAAGAAAAAGAGAATTGCCGTGTTGTTGTAAATGGAGCAGGTTCTGCAGGAGTTGCAATCACAAAACTTCTTTTAACATATGGTTTTCCTAATATCACAATGTGTGATATCAATGGAATTATCGGAAAAGACTCACCGAATTTAAATTGGATGCAGAAAAAAATGGTTGAAGTTACAAATTTGGAGAATAAAAAAGGAACTCTTGCTGATGCTTTAGAAGGTGCTGATATCTTTGTCGGAGTATCTGCTCCTAATATTGTTACAAAAGATATGGTAACTTCTATGAATAAGGATGCAATTCTTTTTGCAATGGCAAATCCTGTACCTGAAATTATGCCTGATATTGCAAAAGAAGCCGGTGCAAAAGTTGTTGGAACCGGACGTTCTGACTTTCCAAACCAAGTAAATAATGTTGTTGCTTTCCCTGGAATCTTTAAAGGTGCTTTAGAAGGTCGTGCAACACAAATTACAGAAGAAATGAAACTTGCAACTGCTAATGCAATTGCAGGACTTGTTGCGGATGATGAATTAAATGAAAATAATATTTTGCCAGAAGCTTTCGATCCACGTGTGGCAGAAGTTGTAAGTAAGGCTGTAAAGGACTTGATTTAA
- a CDS encoding TIGR01212 family radical SAM protein (This family includes YhcC from E. coli K-12, an uncharacterized radical SAM protein.) — protein MNRWGEKRYHSMDYDLKELYGEKVYKITLNGGMTCPNRDGKVGHGGCIFCSAAGSGDFAGSATCSITKQLAMGKENLTKKRPVHSYIAYFQAFTNTYAPVEYLRQIYMEAIQDPDVQILSIATRPDCLPDDVLQLLEEINQIKPVWVELGLQTIHPQTATYIRRGYPLEVFEEAVNNLRKRNISVITHTILGLPGENEDMMLETIDYLNKMDIQGIKLQLLHILKGTDLALDYEKQPFWSPTMEEYISLLGKCIASLRPDITIHRLTGDGPKELLIAPLWTSQKRTVLNTLHRYLKEQDIWQGKEYHV, from the coding sequence ATGAATCGCTGGGGTGAAAAACGTTATCATTCTATGGATTATGATTTAAAAGAACTTTATGGAGAAAAAGTATATAAGATTACACTTAATGGTGGAATGACTTGTCCAAACAGAGATGGAAAAGTTGGGCATGGTGGCTGTATTTTCTGCAGTGCTGCAGGCTCAGGTGACTTTGCCGGGTCTGCCACCTGCTCTATCACAAAACAACTTGCCATGGGAAAAGAAAATTTAACAAAAAAAAGACCGGTTCATTCATATATTGCCTATTTTCAGGCATTTACGAATACGTATGCTCCTGTAGAATATTTGAGACAGATTTATATGGAGGCAATTCAAGATCCGGATGTTCAAATTCTTTCTATTGCAACGAGACCGGATTGTCTGCCAGATGATGTACTTCAATTATTAGAAGAAATCAATCAGATCAAACCGGTTTGGGTTGAACTTGGGCTTCAGACAATTCATCCACAAACTGCAACCTATATTCGTCGTGGATATCCGTTAGAAGTATTTGAAGAGGCAGTAAATAATTTGAGAAAACGAAATATTTCTGTGATCACACATACAATTTTAGGACTTCCGGGAGAAAATGAAGATATGATGCTTGAGACAATAGATTATCTTAACAAAATGGATATACAAGGGATTAAGCTTCAATTGCTTCACATATTAAAAGGAACAGATCTTGCCCTCGACTATGAAAAACAACCGTTTTGGAGTCCTACTATGGAGGAATATATTTCTCTGCTTGGAAAGTGTATTGCAAGCCTTCGTCCGGATATAACCATCCACAGGTTAACTGGTGACGGGCCAAAAGAATTACTTATAGCACCATTATGGACAAGTCAGAAAAGGACCGTATTAAATACGCTGCATCGTTATCTGAAAGAACAAGATATCTGGCAGGGAAAGGAGTATCATGTCTGA
- a CDS encoding DUF4364 family protein: MSESFTLYKLIILYMLEKVDFPLTTSQISEFILDKGYTNYFKLQSTISEMLDSQLILAENTHNRTLYHLTEEGSKTIEFFRNKISPEIQHDIDDFLEEKSYDLKEEAAVKTEYYLTPNHEYEVRCQIVENDSSLIDLKLTVPTKKEAETIANNWNMQSQSVYASLLAKLL; encoded by the coding sequence ATGTCTGAATCATTTACATTATACAAATTAATCATTCTTTATATGTTGGAAAAGGTAGATTTTCCATTAACCACATCCCAAATATCTGAATTTATTTTGGATAAGGGGTATACGAATTATTTCAAACTTCAAAGTACGATTTCTGAAATGCTGGATTCACAATTGATTTTGGCAGAGAATACTCACAATCGTACCTTATATCACTTAACAGAAGAAGGCAGTAAAACAATCGAATTTTTCCGCAATAAAATTTCACCGGAGATTCAACATGATATTGATGATTTTCTGGAAGAAAAAAGTTATGATTTGAAAGAGGAAGCTGCGGTAAAAACAGAGTATTATCTGACACCGAACCACGAATACGAGGTGCGATGTCAGATTGTAGAAAATGATTCCAGCCTCATTGATCTGAAATTGACTGTTCCCACAAAAAAAGAGGCTGAAACCATTGCAAATAACTGGAACATGCAAAGTCAGAGTGTTTATGCATCATTGCTCGCGAAGCTTTTGTAA
- a CDS encoding replication-associated recombination protein A yields MDLFDYMRENKQEKESPLASRMRPTTLDEVVGQQHIIGKDKLLYRAIKADKLGSIIFYGPPGTGKTTLAKVIANTTSAEFKQINATIAGKKDMEEVVKEAKDLLGMYGKKTILFIDEIHRFNKGQQDYLLPFVEDGTITLIGATTENPYFEVNGALLSRSSVFELHALEKEDIKLLLHRAVYDKTKGMGSYKADIDKDAIEFLADIAGGDARSALNAVELGILTTPRSEDGLIHITLDVASECIQKRVVRYDKTGDNHYDTISAFIKSMRGSDPDAAVYYLAKMLYAGEDVKFIARRIMICAAEDVGNADPMALTVAVSAAQAVERIGMPESQIILSQAVLYVASAPKSNSAVNAIMLANESVRNIKTTVPTHLQDAHYKGSQKLGHGIGYQYAHDYKNHYVHQQYLPDEIKNARFYEPGNLGHEKQTKEWLQKLREQ; encoded by the coding sequence ATGGATTTATTTGATTATATGAGAGAAAACAAACAAGAAAAAGAATCTCCTCTTGCATCCAGAATGCGTCCGACAACATTAGATGAAGTAGTCGGACAACAGCATATCATCGGTAAAGACAAATTATTATACCGAGCGATCAAGGCTGATAAATTAGGTTCAATTATTTTTTATGGGCCACCCGGAACAGGTAAGACAACACTTGCCAAAGTAATTGCTAATACCACCAGTGCTGAATTTAAACAGATCAATGCAACAATAGCTGGTAAAAAAGACATGGAAGAGGTAGTAAAAGAAGCCAAAGATTTACTCGGCATGTATGGAAAGAAAACAATATTATTTATCGATGAGATTCATCGTTTCAACAAAGGTCAACAAGATTATCTGTTGCCTTTTGTAGAAGATGGAACCATTACCTTGATAGGGGCAACGACAGAAAATCCTTATTTTGAAGTAAATGGAGCTCTTTTATCCAGATCAAGTGTATTTGAATTACATGCTTTAGAAAAAGAAGATATCAAATTACTGCTTCATCGCGCCGTGTATGATAAAACAAAAGGAATGGGAAGCTATAAAGCAGATATTGATAAAGATGCAATTGAGTTTTTAGCTGACATTGCCGGTGGTGATGCGAGAAGTGCTTTGAATGCAGTAGAACTTGGTATCTTGACAACTCCGCGAAGTGAAGATGGGTTGATCCATATTACACTAGATGTCGCATCAGAATGCATCCAAAAGAGAGTAGTGCGTTATGATAAAACCGGGGATAATCATTATGATACAATTTCAGCATTTATTAAAAGTATGCGTGGATCGGATCCTGATGCCGCTGTTTACTATCTTGCAAAAATGCTTTACGCAGGTGAAGATGTTAAATTCATTGCCAGACGAATTATGATCTGCGCAGCAGAAGATGTGGGAAATGCTGATCCAATGGCTTTGACAGTTGCAGTGTCTGCCGCTCAGGCGGTGGAAAGGATCGGAATGCCGGAATCCCAGATTATACTTTCACAAGCTGTTTTATATGTGGCATCTGCACCAAAGAGTAATTCTGCAGTGAATGCTATTATGCTGGCAAATGAATCTGTGCGTAATATAAAAACAACAGTACCGACACACCTTCAAGATGCTCATTATAAAGGTTCTCAAAAATTGGGACATGGTATAGGCTATCAATATGCACATGACTATAAAAATCATTATGTGCATCAACAATATCTACCAGATGAGATAAAAAATGCCAGGTTCTATGAACCCGGCAATCTTGGTCATGAAAAGCAAACAAAAGAATGGTTACAAAAGCTTCGCGAGCAATGA
- a CDS encoding polysaccharide deacetylase family protein, with translation MHINRYEKIFSKIISISYFITVLFISQYFGVIQFNLKSSETKGEIPKQFEETKAALQEQMEKPMIALTFDDGPNAQFTPKLLEGLKQRNVHATFFLIGENIEQNSNRNLVKQMYEEGHLIGNHTYRHLEITKLSDEEAYEEIKSTNDLIESIIGKAPEYMRPPFGSWQRNLEKKLMIIPVLWTVDPLDWTTENVDEIVNKVVTETKENDIILLHDCYNSSVIAALRIVDLLQAEGYQFVTVDKLLLN, from the coding sequence ATGCATATAAATAGATATGAAAAAATTTTTTCGAAAATAATCAGTATCAGCTATTTTATTACTGTACTTTTTATCTCACAATATTTTGGCGTTATACAATTCAATTTAAAGTCAAGTGAAACTAAAGGAGAAATTCCAAAACAATTTGAGGAAACCAAAGCAGCCTTACAAGAACAGATGGAGAAGCCCATGATTGCATTAACTTTTGATGATGGACCAAATGCTCAGTTTACACCTAAATTATTAGAAGGGTTAAAGCAGAGAAATGTGCATGCCACTTTCTTTTTGATTGGCGAAAATATTGAACAAAATAGTAATCGAAACCTTGTAAAACAAATGTATGAGGAAGGACATTTAATAGGAAATCATACATATCGTCATTTAGAGATTACAAAGCTAAGTGATGAAGAAGCTTATGAAGAAATAAAAAGCACAAATGATCTTATCGAAAGTATTATAGGAAAAGCACCGGAATATATGAGACCTCCTTTCGGCAGCTGGCAAAGAAATTTAGAGAAAAAATTGATGATTATTCCAGTGTTGTGGACTGTAGATCCGTTAGATTGGACTACAGAAAATGTGGATGAAATTGTAAACAAAGTAGTGACGGAAACAAAAGAAAATGATATTATCTTGTTACATGACTGTTACAACAGTTCTGTAATCGCAGCACTTCGAATTGTAGATTTGCTTCAGGCAGAAGGATATCAGTTTGTTACTGTAGATAAATTACTTCTAAACTAA
- a CDS encoding AraC family transcriptional regulator, with protein sequence MLNTYKYSFKAREKLLGSLSVYNVGHQLCEPEYQWGPGVRNHYCIHHIISGTGWYEVNGTVIQLSAGDTFILYPDTEVRYYADSQNPWEYAWVGFMGEDADTIIRATDFRRKHPWIKKGTLPNNLIQEQLGIIYDVKGSDYESAVAMTGALYTLLSTFMHYAQHEEDVQNSQMVYVEQAKDYISTNYSYPVTVEDVASYVGISRSYLFRSFQAIQNQSPKEYLIEYRLKRARHLLRETSLSIASIAYSVGFENNLYFSKAFKSKMKMTPSEYRKNQI encoded by the coding sequence ATGTTAAACACATATAAATATTCTTTTAAAGCAAGAGAAAAGTTACTGGGATCGTTATCTGTATATAATGTAGGTCATCAGTTGTGCGAACCGGAATACCAGTGGGGTCCCGGAGTAAGAAACCATTATTGTATCCATCATATCATTTCAGGAACCGGTTGGTATGAAGTAAATGGAACAGTTATTCAATTATCGGCAGGAGATACCTTTATACTATATCCCGACACAGAAGTACGTTATTATGCTGACAGCCAAAATCCTTGGGAATATGCATGGGTTGGATTTATGGGAGAAGATGCAGACACCATTATCAGAGCAACTGATTTCAGGCGAAAGCATCCCTGGATAAAAAAGGGTACACTTCCAAATAATCTAATCCAGGAACAACTTGGTATTATCTATGATGTAAAAGGAAGTGATTATGAATCAGCAGTTGCAATGACCGGAGCACTTTACACATTATTGTCTACCTTTATGCATTATGCGCAACATGAAGAAGACGTACAAAACAGCCAAATGGTTTATGTAGAACAGGCAAAAGATTATATTTCGACAAACTATTCTTATCCAGTTACCGTAGAAGATGTTGCATCTTATGTTGGAATTAGCAGAAGTTATCTTTTCCGTTCATTTCAGGCAATACAAAATCAGTCTCCGAAAGAGTATTTAATTGAATATCGACTTAAGCGGGCCAGACATTTACTACGCGAAACATCATTGTCTATTGCGAGTATTGCCTATTCCGTAGGCTTTGAAAATAATCTCTATTTTTCCAAGGCATTTAAAAGTAAAATGAAAATGACACCATCTGAGTATAGAAAAAATCAAATATAA
- a CDS encoding galactokinase — protein sequence MQEKLFEKFEELFGDTSDAHLYFSPGRVNLIGEHTDYNGGHVFPCALTIGTYGAAKKRNDNKIHFYSMNLDNFGVIEVTLKDLSYHAEYNWANYPLGVVWAFAEKGYTLDTGFDMVIWGNIPNGSGLSSSASLEVLTGVILRDLYNIDALTMTDLALIGQYSENNFNGCNCGIMDQFAVAMGKADNAIFLDTSTLKFEYAPVKLKDAKIIITNSKVKHSLVDSAYNTRRQECADALAALQTVVSIESLGDLDMETFEKYKSVIGDPIKEQRAKHAVAENQRTIDAVAALKEDNIELFGQLMNQSHISLRDDYEVSCEEIDILVDLAWNTSGVIGSRITGGGFGGCTVSIVKNDAIDTFIETIGTAYKEKVGHEAEFYTVEIGDGARRLV from the coding sequence ATGCAGGAAAAACTTTTTGAAAAATTTGAAGAACTTTTTGGGGATACATCGGATGCACACCTTTACTTTTCTCCAGGACGCGTTAATCTCATCGGAGAACATACAGACTATAATGGGGGACATGTATTCCCATGTGCATTAACAATTGGAACCTACGGTGCTGCAAAAAAAAGAAACGACAACAAAATTCATTTTTATTCTATGAATCTGGATAATTTTGGTGTGATTGAAGTAACTCTTAAGGATCTTTCATATCATGCAGAATACAATTGGGCAAACTATCCTTTGGGTGTTGTATGGGCGTTTGCAGAGAAAGGATATACGCTGGATACAGGATTTGATATGGTAATCTGGGGAAATATTCCAAATGGTTCAGGATTATCCTCTTCCGCTTCTTTGGAAGTCCTTACAGGAGTTATTTTAAGAGATTTATATAATATCGATGCATTAACAATGACAGATCTTGCACTGATCGGACAATACTCAGAAAATAATTTTAATGGATGTAATTGTGGTATTATGGATCAGTTTGCTGTTGCAATGGGTAAAGCCGATAACGCAATATTTCTTGATACAAGCACATTGAAGTTTGAATACGCTCCAGTTAAATTAAAAGATGCTAAAATCATTATTACGAACAGTAAGGTGAAACATAGTCTGGTTGATTCAGCATATAATACACGTCGTCAGGAGTGTGCTGATGCACTTGCTGCATTACAGACAGTAGTTTCTATCGAGTCTCTTGGAGATTTGGATATGGAAACATTTGAAAAATATAAATCTGTGATTGGTGATCCAATTAAAGAGCAGCGTGCGAAACATGCGGTTGCTGAAAATCAACGTACGATTGATGCAGTTGCAGCGTTAAAAGAAGATAATATAGAATTATTTGGTCAATTGATGAATCAGTCTCACATTTCTCTTCGTGATGATTATGAAGTTTCATGTGAAGAAATAGACATTCTTGTAGATCTCGCATGGAATACTTCCGGAGTGATTGGTTCTCGTATCACAGGAGGCGGATTTGGCGGATGTACTGTCAGCATTGTTAAAAATGATGCTATCGACACATTTATCGAAACAATTGGTACAGCATACAAAGAAAAAGTAGGACACGAAGCCGAATTTTATACTGTAGAAATCGGTGATGGGGCAAGGAGGCTTGTATAA
- the galT gene encoding UDP-glucose--hexose-1-phosphate uridylyltransferase: MALYENIKKLVQYGINTGITPECERIYTTNLILDLFHENNYEDMDCDLSNLNLETILKELLDEACSREIIEDSITYRDLFDTKLMNCLLPRPAQVQQTFWQKYQISPETATDYYYKFSQDSDYIRRYRVSKDMKWTVDTEYGTLDITINLSKPEKDPKAIAAARNAATVSYPKCQLCMENEGYAGRTNHPARENHRIIPITINDSKWGFQYSPYVYYNEHCIVFNGEHTPMKIDKNAFIKLFDFIKQFPHYFLGSNADLPIVGGSILSHDHFQGGHYTFAMAKAPIIKHFTVAGYEDVTAGIVKWPLSVIRLQCADEKRIIELADHILNVWRGYTDEDAFIYAETEGQPHNTITPIARKRGDLYELDLTLRNNITTEEHPLGVYHPHANLHHIKKENIGLIEVMGLAVLPARLKGELETLKQYILEGKDIRSNESIEKHADWVEEFLPKYTDVNKDSIDEILQQEVGKVFCQVLEDAGVYKYNEDGLMAFHRFIEAL; this comes from the coding sequence ATGGCTTTATATGAAAACATAAAAAAATTGGTACAATATGGTATTAATACTGGAATCACACCAGAGTGCGAACGAATTTATACAACGAATTTAATATTAGATTTATTTCATGAGAATAATTATGAAGATATGGATTGTGATTTAAGCAATCTAAATCTCGAAACAATTTTAAAAGAGCTATTAGATGAAGCATGTTCTCGAGAAATAATTGAAGACAGTATTACATATCGAGATTTATTTGACACAAAACTTATGAATTGTCTTCTTCCGCGTCCGGCACAGGTTCAACAGACATTTTGGCAGAAATATCAGATTTCTCCTGAAACTGCAACTGATTATTATTATAAATTCAGCCAGGATAGTGACTATATTAGAAGATATCGTGTATCAAAAGATATGAAATGGACTGTAGATACAGAATATGGTACTTTAGATATTACAATTAATTTATCCAAACCGGAAAAAGATCCAAAAGCTATTGCCGCTGCTCGCAATGCTGCTACTGTTTCTTATCCGAAATGTCAGCTTTGTATGGAAAATGAAGGATATGCCGGACGTACAAACCATCCTGCGCGTGAAAATCATCGAATCATTCCAATAACAATAAATGATTCAAAATGGGGATTCCAATATTCGCCATATGTATATTACAATGAGCATTGTATCGTATTTAACGGGGAACATACACCAATGAAGATTGATAAAAATGCGTTTATCAAATTATTTGATTTTATTAAGCAATTCCCTCATTATTTCCTTGGTTCAAACGCGGATCTCCCAATCGTTGGCGGTTCTATCTTAAGTCATGATCATTTTCAGGGAGGTCATTATACTTTTGCAATGGCAAAAGCTCCAATTATTAAGCATTTTACAGTTGCCGGATATGAGGATGTGACGGCGGGAATTGTTAAATGGCCATTGTCTGTCATTCGTTTACAGTGTGCTGATGAAAAACGCATTATTGAGCTTGCTGATCATATTTTGAACGTATGGAGAGGTTATACAGATGAAGATGCATTTATCTATGCCGAAACAGAAGGACAACCACACAATACGATTACTCCGATAGCTCGTAAACGCGGTGATTTGTATGAACTTGATCTTACTTTGAGAAATAATATTACAACAGAAGAGCATCCTCTGGGTGTATACCATCCACACGCAAATCTTCATCATATTAAAAAAGAAAATATTGGATTAATTGAAGTAATGGGACTGGCTGTCCTTCCTGCAAGATTGAAGGGGGAACTTGAAACTTTAAAACAATATATTTTAGAGGGAAAAGATATTCGTTCGAATGAATCAATTGAAAAACATGCAGACTGGGTAGAAGAATTCCTTCCTAAATACACAGATGTTAATAAAGATTCAATTGATGAAATTTTACAGCAGGAAGTTGGAAAAGTCTTCTGTCAGGTTCTTGAAGATGCCGGTGTTTACAAGTATAATGAAGATGGATTAATGGCATTCCATCGTTTCATTGAAGCGTTATAA
- a CDS encoding flavin reductase family protein: MSKQLWKPGNMLYPLPAVMVSVGNKQGETNIITVAWTGTICTNPAMVYISVRPERYSYQMIKESGEFVINLTTEKLVKATDYCGVKSGRDVEKWKEMNLHQVKAETLEYSPLILESPVNIECKVVEIKELGSHHMFLANVTAVHADEAYLNEQNKFELNNTGLLAYSHGEYLGLGKKLGTFGYSIRKKAKKNKKK, translated from the coding sequence ATGAGTAAACAACTTTGGAAACCTGGGAATATGCTCTACCCACTTCCAGCTGTTATGGTTAGTGTTGGAAATAAACAAGGCGAAACAAATATTATTACTGTTGCATGGACGGGCACAATTTGCACGAATCCGGCAATGGTATATATTTCGGTACGACCGGAACGTTATTCGTATCAGATGATTAAAGAAAGCGGAGAGTTTGTCATCAACCTGACAACAGAAAAATTGGTAAAAGCTACGGATTATTGTGGAGTAAAATCTGGACGCGATGTAGAGAAATGGAAGGAAATGAATCTACATCAAGTAAAGGCCGAAACACTGGAATATAGTCCTTTGATTTTAGAATCACCTGTAAATATTGAATGTAAAGTAGTTGAAATCAAAGAATTGGGAAGCCATCATATGTTCTTAGCAAATGTTACAGCAGTTCATGCAGACGAGGCATATCTAAATGAACAAAATAAGTTTGAACTGAATAATACCGGTCTGTTGGCATATTCACATGGAGAATATCTCGGGTTAGGTAAAAAACTCGGAACATTTGGATATAGCATAAGAAAAAAAGCAAAAAAAAATAAAAAGAAATAA
- a CDS encoding putative manganese-dependent inorganic diphosphatase — MSQEVNENKIYVVGHKNPDTDSICSAIAYAALKKELTGKHYVARRAGRLNEETQYVLEYFGVEVPKLLSDLRVQVRDVDLRRAENLNGSVSIKTAWAQMKELNIKTLPIGRNNKLEGLITVGDIARSYMDVYDSNILARSKTQYRNIASTIDGKIISGNEHSYVSKGKVAIAASSRQLMSDFVDEDDLVILGDRIEAQQLAIDINVSCMVVCGDARIPNEILKQAKEKEIVVIASPHDTFTVARLINQSIPVRQFMTKDELITFYPKDYVDDVKEVMARKKYRDFPVVDINGDFQGFISRRRLLNCRKKQVILVDHNEESQAVDGIEQADVLEIIDHHRLNSIQTIGPVVFRNQPVGCTATIIYQMYQEYNKPVNPVIAGLLCSAIISDTLLFRSPTCTLLDEDAAKELAEVAGINMEELAQAMFKAGSNLQGKSAEEICFLDFKQFTVNDTVFGVGQVNSMSAKELTEIKTQIESELDKIRQNHRLDMIFFMLTNIMTESSELLCVGPEAREKAISAFDLNGKSDTLYLKGVVSRKKQLVPAIVEALQQ, encoded by the coding sequence ATGTCACAAGAAGTGAATGAAAACAAAATCTATGTCGTAGGGCATAAAAACCCGGATACAGATTCTATTTGTTCTGCAATTGCATATGCAGCATTAAAAAAAGAATTGACAGGAAAGCATTATGTTGCAAGAAGAGCAGGACGTTTAAACGAAGAAACACAATATGTATTAGAATATTTTGGAGTTGAAGTTCCTAAGTTGCTTTCTGATCTGCGTGTACAGGTAAGAGATGTAGATTTAAGACGAGCTGAGAATTTAAATGGTTCAGTATCTATAAAAACAGCCTGGGCACAAATGAAAGAACTGAATATCAAAACCCTTCCTATTGGCCGTAATAATAAACTCGAAGGCTTGATCACAGTAGGAGATATTGCCAGATCTTATATGGATGTATATGATAGTAATATTCTTGCAAGATCAAAGACACAATATCGGAATATTGCATCAACGATAGATGGCAAGATTATTTCCGGAAATGAACACAGTTATGTATCAAAGGGAAAAGTCGCTATCGCAGCATCAAGTCGCCAGTTGATGTCAGATTTTGTTGATGAAGATGATTTGGTAATCCTTGGAGATCGTATCGAAGCACAGCAGCTTGCTATTGATATCAATGTAAGCTGTATGGTGGTCTGTGGTGATGCCAGAATTCCAAATGAAATTCTCAAACAGGCTAAAGAAAAAGAAATTGTTGTAATCGCATCCCCTCATGATACATTTACTGTTGCACGTTTAATCAATCAAAGTATTCCTGTTCGCCAGTTTATGACAAAAGATGAATTGATTACTTTTTATCCAAAAGATTATGTGGATGATGTAAAAGAAGTTATGGCACGTAAAAAATATCGTGATTTCCCTGTCGTAGATATAAATGGAGATTTTCAAGGATTTATTTCTCGTAGACGATTGTTAAATTGCCGTAAAAAACAGGTGATCCTCGTCGATCACAATGAGGAAAGCCAGGCTGTCGATGGAATTGAGCAGGCTGATGTATTGGAGATTATCGATCATCACAGATTAAACAGTATTCAGACAATCGGTCCTGTTGTTTTCCGTAATCAGCCGGTAGGATGTACTGCAACCATAATTTATCAGATGTACCAAGAATATAATAAACCTGTGAATCCTGTAATTGCCGGATTACTTTGTTCTGCAATTATTTCTGATACTTTATTATTCCGTTCTCCAACTTGTACTTTATTAGATGAAGATGCGGCAAAAGAACTTGCAGAGGTTGCCGGCATTAACATGGAAGAGCTTGCTCAGGCAATGTTTAAGGCGGGAAGCAATCTTCAGGGCAAAAGTGCAGAAGAAATTTGTTTCCTTGATTTCAAACAGTTTACAGTAAATGACACTGTATTTGGCGTTGGTCAGGTGAACTCTATGAGTGCTAAAGAGCTGACGGAGATTAAAACACAAATTGAATCCGAATTAGATAAAATCAGGCAAAATCATCGCCTGGATATGATTTTCTTCATGCTTACCAATATTATGACAGAATCATCAGAATTGCTGTGTGTGGGTCCAGAAGCGAGAGAGAAGGCAATCAGTGCTTTTGACTTAAACGGAAAATCAGATACATTATATTTAAAAGGGGTTGTGTCAAGAAAGAAACAACTCGTACCTGCAATTGTTGAGGCATTGCAACAGTAA